A genomic region of Trifolium pratense cultivar HEN17-A07 linkage group LG3, ARS_RC_1.1, whole genome shotgun sequence contains the following coding sequences:
- the LOC123918595 gene encoding E3 ubiquitin-protein ligase RDUF1-like: MNSETQLETASYWCYSCTRFVNLTDHTNIVCPHCDNGFIEEIQAGDSPHHRLSPFPDETVSSRRQGFRRRRRDAGSRSPFNPVIVLRGNGEDGNDQDGGSAFELFYDDGDGSGLRPLPPTVSEFLLGSGFDRLLEQFSQIEMNGFGRPENPPASKAAIESMPTVEISEAQVSCDMHCAVCKEAFELGVEARELPCKHIYHSDCILPWLTVRNSCPVCRHELPSDLSNPIETRVSGQIDEEAIGLTIWRLPGGGFAVGRFSGGRSAGESHFPVVYTEMDGGLNANGAPRRISRTVRSHRVTESRGIGRVFRNFFSFFGRNGSSRSNSGSENVSVSRSRRIVSSIFNRNWRGSRRTMELED; this comes from the coding sequence ATGAATTCAGAAACGCAACTCGAAACGGCGTCGTACTGGTGCTACAGCTGCACACGCTTCGTTAACCTAACAGATCACACCAACATCGTCTGTCCACACTGCGATAACGGTTTTATCGAAGAGATCCAAGCCGGCGACTCACCTCACCACCGTCTCAGTCCATTTCCCGACGAAACCGTTTCTTCAAGAAGACAAGGCTTCCGCCGCCGCCGTCGTGACGCTGGAAGTCGTTCACCTTTCAACCCTGTCATCGTTCTCCGTGGAAACGGTGAAGACGGTAACGATCAAGACGGTGGTAGCGCTTTTGAACTTTTCTACGATGACGGTGACGGTTCTGGTTTACGTCCGTTACCACCGACTGTTTCGGAGTTTTTACTTGGATCTGGATTTGATCGGTTGTTGGAACAGTTTTCTCAGATCGAGATGAACGGTTTTGGTCGGCCGGAGAATCCACCGGCATCAAAGGCGGCAATTGAATCTATGCCGACGGTTGAGATCTCTGAGGCGCAAGTTAGCTGCGATATGCACTGTGCTGTTTGCAAAGAAGCTTTTGAGTTAGGCGTGGAAGCGCGTGAGTTACCTTGTAAGCATATCTACCATTCCGATTGCATTCTTCCATGGCTTACTGTGCGAAACTCGTGCCCTGTGTGCCGCCACGAGCTTCCTTCGGATCTTAGTAACCCTATTGAAACTAGGGTTTCTGGTCAAATTGATGAAGAAGCGATTGGATTAACTATATGGAGGTTACCAGGTGGTGGATTCGCTGTTGGAAGATTCTCCGGCGGAAGAAGTGCCGGGGAGAGTCATTTTCCAGTTGTGTACACTGAGATGGATGGTGGACTGAATGCAAATGGAGCTCCGAGAAGAATTTCTCGAACGGTTAGAAGCCATAGGGTTACTGAAAGCCGCGGAATTGGAAGAGTTtttcgtaattttttttcattctttggGAGGAATGGTTCTTCTAGGTCAAATTCTGGTTCTGAGAATGTGTCTGTGAGTAGAAG
- the LOC123918597 gene encoding pumilio homolog 2-like translates to MLSELGRRPMIGNKEGRYGDELEKEIGMLLREQRRQEGDDRERELNIYRSGSAPPTVEGSLNAVGGLFGGGGGGVGGGVTAGFSDFHGNKDVNGIVSEEELRSDPAYLQYYYSNVNLNPRLPPPLLSKEDWRYQQRLKGGTSVVGGIGDRRKGNMTDDNGGRSMFATPPGFNFGKQERNEVENEKTRGSAEWGGDGLIGLPGLGLRTKQKSLAEIFQDDMERNTPVTGFPSRPASRNAFDENVDIISTSEAELSHGSSATQNIGLPASYSYAAALGGSSLSRSTTPDPQHIARAPSPCLTPIGGGRSSASDKRGVVSPDAFNGVSSGKNESADLLNALAGMNLSADDENHLPSQVESDVDNHQRYLFGMQGGQDHGKQHPYLKRSESGHMQSSLKNSRSGSDLNNLSLHRQVELQNSTAPANNSYFKGSPTSHFSGGNLPAQQYQSLDGMNSSFSNYGLGGYAGNPALTSLMTNQYGTSNLPPLFENVAAASAMASPGMDSRILGAGLASGGGSPDVHSLGRMGNQIAGGALQAPFVDPMYLQYMRTSEYAAAQLAALNDPSVVDRNYLGNSYMNLLELQKAYLGSVLSPQKSQYNVPLGGKSGNSNHHGYYGNQAYGVGLSYPGSPMANSGSPVGSGSPIRHNDLNNMRFASGMRNLAGVMGPWHLDAGNIDESFASSLLEEFKSNKAKCFELAEIAGHVVEFSADQYGSRFIQQKLETATTEEKNMVYQEIMPHALALMTDVFGNYVVQKFFEHGLAPQRRELANKLIGHVLTLSLQMYGCRVIQKAIEVVDLDQKIEMVQELDGNIMRCVRDQNGNHVIQKCIECVPEDAIDFIISTFFDQVVTLSTHPYGCRVIQRVLEHCESATTQQKVMDEILVAVSMLAQDQYGNYVVQHVLEHGKPHERSTIIKELAGRIVQMSQQKFASNVVEKCLTFSGPSERQILVSEMLGTTDENEPLQAMMKDQFANYVVQKVLETCDDHQRELILSRIKVHLNALKKYTYGKHIVARVEKLVAAGERRVAAQTPQPA, encoded by the exons ATGTTGTCTGAGTTGGGAAGAAGACCTATGATTGGTAATAAGGAGGGGCGTTATGGTGATGAATTGGAGAAGGAAATAGGGATGTTGCTTCGCGAGCAACGAAGACAAGAAGGCGATGATCGCGAACGAGAGCTTAATATATATAGGAGTGGATCAGCTCCTCCAACTGTGGAGGGTTCTTTGAATGCTGTTGGAGGGTTGTTTGGTGGCGGTGGTGGTGGGGTTGGCGGTGGTGTTACGGCTGGTTTTTCTGATTTTCATGGGAATAAAGATGTGAATGGGATTGTTTCTGAGGAAGAGCTTAGGTCTGATCCAGCTTATCTTCAATACTATTATTCCAATGTGAATTTGAATCCTAGGCTTCCACCTCCTTTGTTGTCAAAAGAGGATTGGAGGTATCAACAGAGACTTAAAGGTGGAACATCAGTTGTAGGTGGAATTGGAGATAGGAGGAAAGGTAACATGACTGATGATAATGGTGGTAGGTCAATGTTTGCAACTCCGCCGGGTTTTAACTTTGGGAAGCAAGAAAGGAACGAGGtggaaaatgaaaaaacaagagGTTCCGCTGAATGGGGCGGTGATGGTTTAATCGGTTTGCCTGGCTTGGGGCTTAGGACCAAACAGAAGAGCCTTGCTGAAATTTTTCAG GATGATATGGAGCGTAACACACCTGTCACAGGCTTTCCTTCTCGTCCAGCAAGTCGTAATGCATTTGATGAAAATGTTGATATCATAAGTACTTCTGAAGCTGAGTTGTCTCATGGATCATCTGCAACACAAAATATTGGTCTGCCAGCTTCATATTCTTATGCTGCTGCACTTGGAGGATCTTCATTGTCAAGAAGCACTACTCCTGATCCACAACATATTGCTAGGGCTCCTAGTCCGTGCCTCACACCTATCGGTGGAGGAAGAAGTTCTGCTTCTGACAAGAGAGGCGTCGTCAGTCCGGATGCATTTAACGGTGTTTCATCTGGCAAGAATGAGTCGGCAGATCTTTTGAATGCGTTAGCAGGGATGAACTTGTCAGCAGATGATGAAAACCATTTGCCATCACAGGTTGAATCAGATGTTGATAATCATCAGAGGTACCTTTTTGGTATGCAGGGTGGTCAAGATCATGGCAAGCAACATCCATATCTAAAAAGATCTGAATCAGGGCATATGCAGAGTTCGCTTAAGAACAGTAGGAGTGGGTCAGACCTCAATAATCTATCCCTGCATAGGCAGGTTGAGCTACAAAACTCTACCGCTCCTGCGAATAACTCGTATTTCAAAGGATCACCTACCTCACATTTTAGTGGAGGTAATTTGCCAGCTCAACAGTACCAGTCTCTAGATGGTATGAATTCGTCATTTTCTAACTATGGACTAGGTGGTTATGCCGGAAATCCAGCACTGACATCCTTGATGACTAACCAATATGGCACCAGTAATCTGCCACCCTTGTTTGAAAACGTTGCTGCAGCATCAGCAATGGCATCCCCTGGAATGGACTCGAGAATTCTTGGAGCTGGTTTGGCTTCTGGAGGTGGTTCTCCTGATGTGCATAGTCTTGGTCGGATGGGAAATCAAATTGCAGGTGGGGCTCTTCAGGCTCCGTTTGTTGATCCGATGTATCTTCAATACATGAGGACATCAGAGTATGCTGCAGCACAACTTGCAGCTCTTAATGACCCTTCTGTGGTGGACAGGAACTACTTAGGTAATTCATACATGAATTTACTTGAGCTTCAGAAAGCTTATCTTGGATCTGTCCTCTCACCTCAAAAGTCGCAATACAACGTACCATTGGGTGGTAAATCAGGCAACTCCAATCATCATGGTTATTATGGAAATCAGGCATATGGTGTTGGGTTGTCTTATCCAGGAAGTCCAATGGCAAACTCTGGTTCTCCGGTTGGATCTGGAAGTCCTATTAGGCACAATGATCTGAACAACATGCGGTTTGCTTCTGGAATGAGGAACTTAGCTGGGGTCATGGGACCTTGGCATCTAGATGCCGGGAACATAGATGAAAGCTTTGCATCTTCTCTGTTGGAAGAGTTTAAAAGCAACAAAGCCAAGTGTTTTGAGCTTGCTGAAATTGCCGGTCATGTGGTTGAATTCAG TGCTGATCAATATGGAAGCCGATTCATTCAACAGAAGCTTGAAACAGCAACtacagaagaaaaaaacatgGTTTATCAGGAAATCATGCCACATGCTCTTGCTTTGATGACTGATGTCTTTGGTAATTATGTGGTTCAGAAG TTTTTTGAGCATGGGCTTGCTCCCCAGAGAAGAGAATTAGCCAACAAGCTTATTGGCCATGTTCTGACACTTAGCCTTCAAATGTATGGTTGCCGGGTCATCCAGAAG GCCATTGAAGTTGTTGATCTGGATCAGAAAATAGAGATGGTTCAAGAGCTTGATGGTAATATCATGCGCTGTGTACGTGATCAGAATGGTAATCATGTCATTCAGAAATGTATTGAATGTGTCCCTGAAGATGCAATCGACTTTATCATTTCAACATTTTTTGATCAAGTTGTGACACTCTCAACCCATCCATATGGCTGTCGTGTGATTCAG AGAGTACTGGAGCACTGCGAAAGCGCTACAACACAGCAGAAAGTTATGGATGAGATTTTAGTAGCTGTTAGCATGTTAGCACAGGATCAGTATGGCAACTACGTTGTTcag CATGTACTGGAACATGGAAAGCCTCACGAGCGTTCTACTATAATAAAGGAGTTAGCTGGGAGGATAGTTCAAATGAGTCAGCAAAAGTTTGCCTCCAATGTTGTGGAGAAATGCTTGACCTTCAGTGGTCCTTCAGAACGCCAAATACTAGTCAGTGAGATGCTTGGAACCACGGATGAAAATGAGCCTCTTCAG GCGATGATGAAAGATCAGTTTGCAAACTATGTTGTCCAAAAGGTGCTGGAAACATGTGACGACCATCAACGTGAGCTGATTCTTTCACGAATCAAGGTTCATTTGAATGCATTAAAAAAGTACACCTATGGAAAGCATATCGTCGCGCGTGTAGAGAAACTTGTTGCTGCTGGAG AGAGAAGAGTTGCTGCACAGACTCCTCAACCTGCTTAG
- the LOC123918598 gene encoding transcription factor PCL1-like, translating into MGEEVRTDEERVTDWEKGLPNLHDLTPLSMALIPPELASAFSISPEPHRTLIDVNRASRNTLSILRNSGGTGTNHHNNFSPEPEEEDEEIEDETDRDGSGSDSRKHRKLDSVTEEADSAVRTTETTLKRPRLVWTPQLHKRFVDVVAHLGIKNAVPKTIMQLMNVEGLTRENVASHLQKYRLYLKRMQGLSNDAPSSSDHLFASTPVPQSLQLQQHESVSANNHSHSHSNGHGIGNGNNSHSHHSVTIPMPYPPPPTMMTMPPMLGMGHHHPHHHPHGPMGMSLPPPSGSNSYRSHPFNMMHHRDWPPNPHSHHPHMSANDSNK; encoded by the coding sequence ATGGGGGAAGAAGTTCGAACAGACGAAGAACGCGTAACGGACTGGGAAAAAGGTTTACCCAATCTTCACGATCTAACTCCACTTTCCATGGCGTTAATTCCACCGGAGTTAGCTTCCGCTTTCAGCATCTCCCCGGAGCCTCACCGTACACTCATCGACGTCAACCGCGCCTCCCGCAACACTCTCTCAATTCTCCGAAACTCCGGAGGAACAGGAACAAATCACCACAATAACTTCTCACCAGAaccagaagaagaagatgaagaaatcgAAGATGAAACCGATCGAGATGGTTCAGGATCTGATTCACGAAAACATCGGAAACTCGATTCGGTTACGGAGGAAGCGGATTCGGCGGTTAGAACGACTGAAACGACGTTAAAACGGCCGCGTTTGGTGTGGACTCCACAGTTGCATAAAAGATTTGTTGACGTAGTTGCGCATCTTGGAATAAAAAACGCGGTTCCGAAAACGATTATGCAGTTGATGAATGTTGAAGGATTAACACGTGAGAATGTTGCTTCTCATTTGCAGAAATATCGTCTTTATTTGAAGAGGATGCAAGGTCTTTCAAATGATGCACCTTCTTCTTCTGATCATCTTTTTGCATCTACACCTGTTCCTCAGAGTTTGCAATTGCAGCAACATGAATCTGTTTCTGCTAATAATCATTCTCATTCGCATTCGAATGGACATGGAATTGGGAATGGGAATAATTCGCATTCGCATCATTCTGTAACTATTCCTATGCCATATCCGCCACCTCCGACGATGATGACAATGCCGCCGATGCTTGGTATGGGacatcatcatcctcatcatcatccACATGGTCCTATGGGGATGAGTTTGCCTCCTCCTTCTGGTTCTAACTCGTATCGGTCGCATCCGTTTAATATGATGCATCATAGGGACTGGCCTCCGAATCCTCACTCTCATCATCCTCATATGTCTGCTAATGatagtaataaataa
- the LOC123918599 gene encoding pentatricopeptide repeat-containing protein At5g59600 has product MHTLLRITTPLRIPTKNAIFNHRFLRSEPESYAKLIEIYTHDRALHQGKKLHALLTTNGYARFNLIASNLVALYTCCGQLSLARKLFDKIPQTNVRRWIALIGTCARCGFYDHALAVFSEMQTLHGQNPNNVFVIPSVLKACGHVCDRVYGEQVHCLILKCSFEIDCFVSSGLIVMYSKCGKVEDARKVFDGMCMKDLVSLNAVVSGYAQQGLPNEALGLVENMKLMGGNPNVVTWNALISGFAQKCDRVMVSKIFRLMIEDGVEPDVVSWTSVISGFVQNFQNDEAFDTFKQMLHHGFCPTSATISALLPACATAARVRSGKEIHGYALVIGVEEDVYVRSALVDMYAKCGFISEARTLFYKIPDKNTVTMNSMIFGYANHGYYEEAIELFNRMEMEGVTKLDHLTFTAALTACSHVGDIELGQRLFKIMQEKYSIEPRLEHYACMVDLLGRAGKLEEAYGIIKTMPVKPDLFVWGALLAACRNHGHVELAEVAAKHLSELEPESAGNRLLLSSLYADAGKWGKVERIKRRIKKGKLRKLQGLSWIDNI; this is encoded by the coding sequence ATGCATACTCTGCTGAGAATTACAACTCCTCTCAGAATTCCCACCAAAAATGCCATCTTCAACCATCGATTTCTCCGATCAGAACCCGAATCCTACGCTAAACTCATCGAAATATACACTCATGATCGAGCATTGCACCAAGGAAAGAAGCTTCACGCGCTTCTAACAACCAACGGCTATGCACGTTTCAACCTCATCGCATCCAATCTCGTAGCCTTATATACATGCTGTGGCCAACTCTCTCTTGCACGAAAACTGTTTGATAAAATTCCTCAAACAAATGTTCGACGTTGGATTGCACTTATTGGGACATGTGCTCGCTGTGGCTTCTACGATCATGCTCTTGCTGTGTTTTCCGAGATGCAAACACTTCAtggccaaaatcccaacaatGTCTTTGTGATTCCTAGTGTTCTTAAAGCCTGTGGCCATGTTTGTGATCGAGTTTATGGAGAGCAAGTgcattgtttgattttgaagtgtTCGTTTGAGATTGATTGTTTTGTTTCGAGTGGGTTGATTGTTATGTACTCTAAGTGTGGTAAAGTTGAGGATGCACGTAAGGTGTTTGATGGAATGTGTATGAAGGATTTGGTGTCCTTGAATGCCGTTGTTTCTGGGTATGCTCAACAAGGGCTTCCAAATGAGGCATTGGGTTTGGTTGAAAATATGAAGTTGATGGGTGGGAACCCAAATGTGGTGACATGGAATGCTTTGATATCTGGGTTTGCACAGAAATGTGACCGGGTGATGGTATCTAAGATTTTCAGGTTGATGATTGAAGATGGAGTTGAGCCTGATGTGGTGTCATGGACTTCTGTTATATCTggttttgtgcagaattttcaaaatgatgaagCTTTTGATACGTTTAAGCAAATGTTGCATCATGGGTTCTGCCCAACTTCGGCTACTATCAGTGCACTTCTGCCAGCTTGTGCTACTGCAGCAAGAGTGAGGTCCGGGAAGGAGATTCATGGCTATGCTTTGGTGATTGGTGTGGAGGAAGATGTATATGTAAGGAGTGCTTTGGTTGACATGTATGCAAAATGTGGGTTCATTTCTGAAGCTAGGACACTGTTTTATAAGATACCGGATAAGAATACAGTGACGATGAACTCTATGATTTTTGGTTATGCGAATCATGGGTATTACGAAGAAGCTATTGAGCTCTTCAATCGGATGGAGATGGAAGGGGTAACCAAGCTAGATCATTTAACTTTCACAGCAGCTCTCACAGCATGTAGCCATGTTGGAGATATTGAACTTGGGCAGAGGCTGTTCAAGATTATGCAAGAGAAATACTCCATCGAGCCACGATTGGAGCATTATGCATGCATGGTGGATCTTTTGGGTCGGGCAGGGAAACTCGAGGAAGCATATGGCATAATCAAGACTATGCCGGTTAAACCTGATTTGTTTGTGTGGGGTGCATTATTGGCTGCTTGTAGAAATCATGGGCATGTGGAGCTGGCTGAAGTGGCTGCTAAGCATTTGTCAGAGTTAGAACCAGAGAGTGCTGGAAACCGTCTTCTATTGTCCAGCTTGTATGCCGATGCTGGAAAATGGGGAAAGGTTGAGCGGATCAAGAGAAGGATAAAGAAAGGAAAACTCAGGAAACTTCAAGGGTTGAGTTGGAtagataatatataa
- the LOC123918600 gene encoding protein TOC75, chloroplastic: MSSSFITSNRLTPTLSNLPPRNRRNNHPTTRPSSLKCHLSSSSSTSSDDNHNNDSSNSNSSLFKTLSATLAVSAAASALYLTDSLPNLSGGGGHSSSGNGGGGSGGGGDGGGWFNGDGGSFWSRILSPSTAIADEPKSKDWDSHELPANITVATNKLSGFKKYKVSDIYFLDRDTRRRIGAEDSFLDMVSLKPGGIYTKAQLLKELESLASCGMFEKVEMDAKTKPDGTLGLSISFSESMWERADKFRCINVGLMAQTKPIDMDPDMTDKERLEVFRRQEREYKRRIDNSRPCLLPPQVYHEIKEMLNRQGRVTARLLQRIRDRVQKWYHDEGYACAQVVNFGNLNTREVVCEVVEGDITQMNVQFLDKLGNVVEGNTEYAVVRRELPRQLLPGQIFNIEAGKQALRNINSLALFSNIEVNPRPDEKNEGSIIVEIKLKELEQKSAEVSSEWSIVPGRGGRPTLASLQPGGTISFEHRNLQGLNRSLTGSVTTSNFLNPQDDLAFKMEYAHPYLDGVDLLRNRTLRVSCFNSRKLSPVFTGGPGVDEVPSIWVDRAGAKANITENFSRQSKFTYGLVMEEIITRDETNHICSNGQRVLPNGGISADGPPTTLSGTGIDRMAFLQANITRDNTRFVNGAIVGSRNMFQVDQGLGIGSNFPFFNRHQLTVTKFHQLLDVEEGAGKPPPPVLVLHGHYGGCVGDLPSYDAFTLGGPYSVRGYNMGEIGAARNILELAAEIRIPIKGTHVYAFAEHGTDLGSSKDVKGNPTEVYRRMGQGSSYGAGLKLGLVRAEYAVDHNSGTGAIFFRFGERF; encoded by the exons atgTCTTCTTCCTTCATTACTTCAAATCGCTTAACCCCCACCCTATCAAACCTTCCCCCTCGTAACCGCCGTAACAACCACCCAACCACTCGACCTTCTTCCCTCAAATGCCacctctcttcttcttcttccacttCCTCCGACGATAACCACAACAATGATTCCTCCAACTCCAATTCCTCCCTTTTCAAAACCCTCTCCGCCACCCTCGCAGTCTCCGCTGCAGCGTCAGCTCTCTACCTCACCGACTCCCTCCCCAATTTATCCGGCGGAGGAGGACATTCATCCAGCGGAAATGGTGGCGGAggtagtggtggtggtggagatgGTGGTGGTTGGTTTAACGGCGACGGTGGATCTTTCTGGTCAAGAATTCTCTCTCCATCAACAGCCATCGCTGACGAACCAAAATCAAAAGATTGGGATTCACACGAATTACCGGCGAACATCACGGTTGCAACTAACAAATTAAGCGGATTCAAGAAATACAAAGTTTCAGATATCTATTTCCTCGATCGGGACACGAGGCGGAGAATCGGAGCTGAAGATTCGTTCTTAGATATGGTATCTCTTAAACCAGGAGGTATATACACAAAAGCTCAGCTTTTGAAGGAGCTAGAAAGCTTAGCTTCTTGTGGAATGTTCGAGAAAGTTGAAATGGATGCTAAAACCAAGCCGGACGGCACCTTAGGGCTGTCGATTTCGTTCTCCGAGAGTATGTGGGAGAGAGCAGATAAGTTTAGATGCATCAATGTTGGTTTAATGGCTCAAACTAAACCGATTGATATGGACCCTGATATGACTGATAAGGAGAGGCTTGAAGTTTTTAGGAGACAAGAGAGAGAGTATAAGAGGAGAATTGATAATTCTAGGCCTTGTCTTTTGCCTCCTCAGGTTTATCATGAGATTAAGGAAATGTTGAATAGACAAGGGAGGGTTACTGCTAGATTGTTGCAGAGGATTCGTGACCGTGTTCAGAAATGGTATCATGATGAAGGTTATGCTTGTGCACAGGTTGTTAATTTTGGTAATCTTAATACACGTGAGGTTGTGTGTGAGGTTGTTGAAGGGGATATTACTCAGATGAATGTTCAGtttttggataaacttggtAATGTTGTTGAAGGTAACACTGAATATGCTGTTGTTCGAAGAGAACTTCCAAGACAG CTTTTACCGGGTCAAATTTTTAACATTGAAGCTGGGAAGCAAGCTTTGAGGAACATAAATTCCCTTGCTTTGTTTTCCAACATTGAGGTGAATCCAAGGCCTGATGAGAAGAATGAGGGAAGCATAATTGTTGAAATTAAGCTCAAAGAGTTGGAGCAGAAATCGGCTGAAGTTAGTTCCGAGTGGAGTATTGTTCCCGGGCGAGGAGGACGTCCTACTTTG GCTTCGTTGCAGCCGGGAGGGACTATTTCTTTTGAACATCGGAATCTACAAGGATTAAATAGGTCTCTTACTGGTTCAGTAACAACCAGCAACTTCTTGAATCCTCAG GATGATCTTGCTTTTAAAATGGAGTATGCACATCCGTATTTGGATGGTGTCGATTTACTACGCAACCGAACACTCCGTGTAAGCTGCTTCAATAGCCGAAAGCTGAGTCCAGTATTCACTGGGGGACCAGGGGTGGATGAAGTGCCCTCAATATGGGTTGACCGTGCTGGTGCAAAAGCCAATATCACTGAG AATTTTTCTCGTCAGAGTAAATTCACTTATGGATTAGTAATGGAAGAGATAATAACACGTGATGAAACCAATCATATATGTTCCAATGGTCAAAGAGTATTGCCTAATGGAGGAATTAGTGCAGATGGACCTCCAACCACCCTCAGTGGTACTGGTATCGATAGGATGGCGTTTTTACAGGCCAATATTACGAGGGATAACACAAGGTTTGTTAATGGAGCTATAGTTGGAAGCAGGAACATGTTCCAG GTTGATCAAGGCCTCGGCATCGGTAgcaattttccattttttaaccGTCACCAGTTAACTGTGACTAAGTTTCACCAATTGCTGGATGTGGAGGAAGGTGCTGGTAAACCACCACCACCGGTGCTTGTCCTTCATGGCCACTATGGTGGTTGTGTAGGCGACCTTCCAAGTTATGATGCTTTTACTCTTGGGGGTCCCTATTCTGTAAGAGGTTACAACATGGGTGAGATTGGAGCAGCCAGAAACATCCTCGAG TTGGCAGCTGAGATACGCATACCTATTAAAGGTACACACGTGTATGCCTTTGCAGAACATGGCACTGATCTAGGAAGTTCAAAAGATGTCAAAGGAAATCCTACAGAAGTCTATAGGCGAATGGGTCAGGGGTCCTCTTATGGTGCTGGTTTAAAGCTTGGTTTAGTGAGAGCAGAATATGCCGTTGATCATAACTCAGGAACTGGTGCAATATTTTTCCGTTTTGGAGAAAGATTTTGA